GGTTACGGTTTCGGCACCGCAGCGAAGCGCCGTGCGGGCCGCATCCAGCGCCGAGTTGCCGCCACCCACCACCACCACATGGCCGGAAAGCCTGACGCTTTCCCCAAGGTTTACCCGGCGGAGGAAATCCACACCGGGGAAAACCCCGGGGAGGTCTTCGCCGGGGACGTTGAGCTTGCGCTCGCGGTGGGCACCGATGCCCACAAAAACCGCAGCAAACTGCCGGCGGAGCTCCTCCACCGTGATGTGCTTGCCCACCTCTACACCCAACCGGAACTCCACCCCCAGACGCTCAAAGCGCCGCATGTCGGCAGCAATCACCTCGCGCGGCAAGCGGAAAGCGGGGATCCCCAGGGTGAGCATGCCGCCCGGCAGCGAGGCCTTTTCAAACACCGTCACCTGGTACCCCCGCTGGCGCAGCTCAAAAGCGCACGCTAAGCCCGCCGGCCCCGAGCCCACGATGGCCACCCGTTGCGGCAGCTCCTTCTCGGGCCTGGGGAAGTCGTAATCCCCCGCCTGGTCCACCACGAACCGCTTCAAGGCCGGCAGGCTCACCGGTTCATCCACCCCGCAGCGGGTGCAGTGGGTCATGCAGGGGTGGGTGCACACCCGGCCGCAAATGGCCGGCAGCGGGTTGTCCCGCAAAATGACCTTTAAAGCCTCATCGAAGCGCCCCTGGGCAATGAGCGCCACGTAGGCTTGGGCCGCCTGGTGCAGCGGGCAGCCGGCCTGGCAGGGGGGCATGCCGCGGCGGGAAATGGTGTAAGCCCCGGGGACCGCCTGCGGGAAAGGTCGGTAAATGGCCTTGCGGGTGGAAAGCCCCTGGTTAAACTCCGAGGGCACCTCCACCGGGCATACCTTTTCGCACTCGCCGCAGCCGGTGCACTCCTCCACATCCACGTAGCGGGCCTTGCGGCGCACGGTCACCGTGAAGTTGCCCACAAAACCGTCTACCTTTTCCACCTCGCTGTAAGACAAAAGCTTGATGTTGGGGTGGGAAGCCACCGCGGTCATTTTGGGGGTGAGGATGCATGCGGCGCAGTCCAGGGTGGGGAAGGTCTTGTCAAACATGGCCATGTGCCCGCCAATGGAGGGCTCCCGCTCCACCAAGTAGACGGTTTTCCCTGAATCGGCGGCGGTGAGGGCCGCGTGAATGCCGGCAATCCCCCCACCCACCACCAGCACGTCGCGGTGCACCTCCACCCGCTTGCGTTCCAAAGGCGCGTGATGCCAAACCCGACTTACCGCTCCTGCCACTAACGCCTTAGCCTTTTCGGTGGCTGCCCCCTTGTCCCAGGTAACCCAGCTCACCTGCTCGCGAATGTTGGCCATTTGAAACAGGAACGGGTTCACACCTCCCTTGGCTGTGGCTCCGCGAAATGTGGGCTCATGCATGAGGGGAGAGCAGGAAGCCACCACCACCCGGTTCACCCCAAGCTCGGCAATGTCCTTTTGAATGAGCTCCTGACCGGGATCCGAGCACATGAACGGGTACTCCCGGGCCACCACCACCCCCGGCAGGGTTTGGGCAAAGGCCACCACTTCGGCCACATCCACTTTGGACGCAATGTTGATGCCGCAGCGGCACACGTAAACCCCTATGCGGGGGCCGCCGTTGCCAGCGTGGTACCCGTCAGGCATAGACACCTCCCAGCCGGCGCTCCAGAGCCGGCTCGAGCGGGACCAGCATGCGCTGGAGGCCCAGAGCCTTGCGCTCCAGGCCAAAAGCCACACCTATCAGCTGGGTGAAGAACACCGCTGGCAAGGCCGCCAGGTCCGGGTATTCCACGCGAACTTTGCGCTGGAAACACTCGAGGTTGCACTCGCAAAACGGGCAGGCCGTTATGACCACATCGGCCTTGCGGTGCTGCGCTTCTTTGAGCAGGATGTAGGAAAGCCGGAGGCCCACCTCTTCCACAGTTCCGGTAAGCGACCCACCGCAACAGCGGGTCTTCAGCGGCCAATCCACCGGCTCGGCTCCCAAAGCCTCCACAAGCCTGTCCAGCGACTGCGGGTTTGCCGGGTCATCGAAGGTGGCAAAGGGGCGGGTAAGGAGGCAACCGTAGTAGCTCACCACGCGCAGGCCGGTGAGGGGCTTTTTCACCGCTTGGCGTATCCGTCCCAAACCCACGTCGTTGACCAGCACATCCAAAGGGTGTCGCACCCTCACCGAACCCCGGTAGGTGAGACCTGCATCCTTCAGGGCCCCGCGCAGCGCGTCGGCCACTCCTCCTCCGTTGCTTACCGCCTTCTGGGCCTTCTTCATGACCACGTAACACGCCGGACAAGGGGTGATGAGGTCCACATGGTCGTTTCCCGCTTGGGCCTTCGGCCAGCGCCAGGTTGCGCAGCGAAAGCCCCCAGGAGCGGGCCTCGTCCACCGCCATGTACATGGTGGCCCCACAGCAGTTCCAGTCCTCCACCTCGCGGTAGGAGACGCTCAAAACCCCGAGGATGGCCTCCAGGGACTCCTCGTAAGCGCGCCCCGTGGCCTTCAGCGCGCAACAGCACCCCGGGTAGTAGAGGTAGCTCATGCCACACCTCCCTTTCCGCCAGCCGCTGACACGGCCACTCCGGGCGGCGTATGGGCCTGCAACGGTCCGGGTGGGCCTCCTCTTGCCGCTAACCTGGACTCCAGCCCGGAAAGCAACGCGGAAAGCTGACGGCGGTTGCGGATGCGGTCGGCCACAATCCCCAGCCGGCCTTTGAGGAAAAGCTTGACGCCGAGACCCGCTTTACCCACGTGCCGCCAGGGACCGGCCTTGAGATACATGCGCAGGGTGACTTCCCCCTCGGAGTTACGCCCCCTCTTGGCCACCACCTTGAAGAACTCCCGAGCCAAGATGGGAACTGGAAACCGACGGGGGTAAACCCCCTCGTGGATGGCCATGCGCTTGAGCGCGTACATCACCTCGGTAATGGGGATCTTTTGCGGGCAGGCAACCGTGCAGGCGTAGCAAGAAGCGCACAGCCAAATCGTGAAGCAGGAAAGCACGTCATCCCGCATCCCCGCCCGGGTCATGGCCACGATGCGCCGGGGGGTGTAGTCCATGTAGTGGCTCACCGGGCAGGTTGCCGCGCAGGTCCCACACTGGATACACCGCGCCACCGCTTCCCCCTCGGGTATCGCCATGACCTTCTTTGGGAAAGCAGGATCCAGCTGGTGTTGATACCGGATCCGCCAGGCCTTCGTCCAGTGGCCCATGTCACACCTCCATTTTTCGTTTGTCACTTTAAGACATTGTGAAAGAGATGTCAAGCACGCATCGCTCCCTTTAAGACCCTTCCCCATGCTGGGAGAGCCAAAGTGCTAAAATCCTCGCATGAAACGAGCACTGATTACCGGCATCACAGGACAGGACGGGTCATTCTTAGCGGAGTTTCTTCTCGAAAAGGGCTACGAGGTCCACGGCCTGGTGCGGCGGTCCTCAAGCTTCAACCGCGCCCGCATTGACCACCTGCGGTCGGACGGCCGCTTTCGCCGGCGGTTTTTCCTCCACTACGGCGACCTCTCGGATGCCGATTCCCTGCACGAAGCGGTGCGACAAACCAAGCCGGATGAGGTTTACAACCTTGCCGCTCAGTCGCACGTGGGGGTGTCATTCCATCAGCCCACCTACACCGCCGACGTGGTGGCTCTCGGTGCCTTGCGGCTCTTGGAAGCAGTGCGCCAGCTGGCACCCGAAGCCCGTTATTACCAGGCTTCTTCCTCCGAGCTCTTCGGCAAGGCCCAGGAGGTACCGCAAAGCGAAAAGACGCCGTTTCACCCCCGCTCCCCTTACGCCGTGGCCAAGCTCTTTGCCTTCTGGGCCACCGTCAACTACCGCGAAGCTTACGGCCTTTTTGCCTGCAACGGCATCCTTTTCAACCACGAATCCCCCCGCCGGGGCGAAAACTTCGTGACCCGCAAGATCACCAAAGCGGTGGCCGAGTTTGCCACCGGCCTGCGCGAGGAACCTCTAGCACTGGGCAACCTCGAAGCCCGCAGGGACTGGGGTTTTGCCGGCGATTACGTGGAAGCCATGTGGTTGATCCTGCAGCAGCAGGAGCCGGACGACTATGTGGTGGGCACAGGGGAAACCCACTCCGTCCGCGAGTTCTGCCAGCTCGCCTTTAGCGAAATTGGCATTGAGCTGCAGTGGGAAGGCCAAGGCGTGGAGGAAAAGGGGCTCGACCGCAAAACCGGCAAGGTCCTGGTGGTGGTGGACCCCCGCTACTTCCGTCCTGCGGAGGTGGAGCTCCTGCAAGCCGATCCCCGGAAGGCCAAGGAAAGGCTCGGCTGGCAGCCCAAGGTCTCGTTCCCGGAGCTTGTGCGGCTCATGGTGCAGGCGGACATCCAAGAGCTCACCAAGAAACACCAGGGGCGGTAGCCCACGATGCGCGCTGGTGGCCCTTGGCAGCACAGCACAACGTGAGGCGCGGGGGCAGTGGTGGGAAAACCCAGCTGGCCCTGGAAGCTCCCTTCCGCCTTCCTTAAAAACACCGCCGGCCTCTATCTCGATACCTTCACCAGCTACCTTTTCCCCCTCATCACGCTTCCCTACGTGGTGCGCGTGTTGGGCGCCCGTGGCTTTGGCCTGGTGGCCTTCGCCCAGTCCTTTGTGGGTTATCTCAACGTTCTTGTGGATTTTGCCCTGGCCTTTTCGGGCACCCGGGCGGTAGCTCAATGCTCGCCCGACCGCAGAGAGATAAGCCAGGTTGTTGCTAACGGGCTCGCTCTTCGGCTGGGGTTGGCCACGGTGTTTTTCCCGCTTGTCTTCTTTCTTTGCCACAGCTTTGCTGCTTTCCGCGAGGCCAAAACGGTTGTTCTTATTCTGTACCTCACCTCCTTCGCCACCGCGATCAGCGCCAGTTGGCTCTTCTTAGCCTTTGAAGAGATGTGGGTTCTCGCCCGGGTTAATCTCCTCATCAACCTGGGCGTGATGGCCGCGATTTTCACCCTGGTTCGTTCCGCGGATGACGTGGTGGTTTACGCGGCCATCCTGGCGGCAGGACCGTTGGCCGGAAGCGTAATTTCCCTGAGCCTTGCCTTTCGGCGGTTCCCCATCGCTCCGATCTTGCCAAGAATTTCGGGCGTTCTGACCATGGCGCGTACCGGGTTTACCCTCTCGCTTTCGCAGGTCCTCATCGCCCTCTACACCACCGGCAACTCCTTCATTTTGGGAACGCTGGCTAGCAAAGAGACGGTAGGCTACTTCGCCGCCGCTGACAAGATTGTGCGTGCGGTGCTGCGCTTGGTGGCCCCTCTCACCACCGGCATCTTTCCGCGGATGGTTCACGTTGCCAAACGGTCGGTGACTGAGCTTTTGAGTCGCACGCGTTTACTGCTCATTCTCTACGCTGTAATGGGTTTTGGCTTAACTCTGCTCCTATGGCTTTCAGCACCGTGGGTGGTGCCATGGTTTTTCGGCTCTAGCTTCTCGGCCACCGTACCCGTACTGAGGATCCTTAGCCTCATCATCTTTTTTAACGCCTGTACTAACGTGCTGGGCTTTCATCTTCTCCTACCCGCAGGGCATGACCGAGCCTTCACCGCTATTACCCTCATTGCCGGGATGGTGGACGTAGCACTGGCGGGGCTTTTCGTCCCTAACTGGCAAGCAGTGGGTATGGCCTTGGCCATTGTGGGCACCGAGGCCTTTGTGGCCGCGGCGCTGGCCGGAGCAGGATGGAGGCTATTCCGGCGAGAGAGCGCTAGCACCGATGAAAAGGACTAGCCCGGGCCCGCTGTTTTCGTACCTTAAGGAGAAATGTCCGTAGAAACTTGCTCAGCGGTTTGCTGCAGGCAATTCGAAGGTTTTGGCTGAAAAACGCTGTCCACGCATGTGAACTCAAGGTTTTTTACCAATGGTAAAATAGCAACATGGATTTCGGAAAAACCCGACTGCGTTTGTGGCTCCTTGAGGGGCTATCGCTATTGTTGCGAGGTCGATCCTTGGATAGCTTCGAACGCGCAGGTCTCAAAGTCCAGTTGCCCTTGGGTGGGTTCCGCCAGGCCGCACGGTGGCTACTTTTGCGCGATTTTGGCGGTGAAAAACCGGGTTTCGACAGCGTCGCCCTGGTGGTCCCCGTTTTGCAAGGAAAGTTCAGGTTGGCGCTAGCTCCCGACGATTGGTCGGTTAGTGGCTCCATCTTGGAGCACCGCTTTTGGGAGCCCGAGGTTACCGCCTTTCTTGCGGCTACTGTGCAACCAGGGTGGACGGTGCTAGACGTAGGCGCCAATGTGGGCTTCCACACGTTCCATGCAGCCACTCTAGTCGGCCCCAGCGGCCTGGTGTACGCGGTGGAGCCCGACCCTCGGAACGCCGTCCTTCTGCGTTTAACCGCTGCTCTGGCGCCCGAGCTTCGGGTAACCGTTATCGAAGCGGCCCTTTCCGACCGTGATGGAGAGATAGTTCTTATGGAACCCGGAGAGGCCGGACGCACCGGCATTGGAGTCACCCACCACGATGGGCAAGTCCTGGAAAAGGCGGCAAAAACAGCTGGTGCACGGTTTACCAAAGTTCCCGCCCTTTGTTGGGACCGCCATTTTCAGGATGTGCCTCTTCACTTGGTAAAAATCGACGTAGAAGGGTACGAGCCGTTTGTCGTGCGCGGTATGGAGCAGTCGCTCGTGCGATGGCAACCTATCGTAGTTACGGAATTTGCCCCTTCCCATTTGCAGCACGTTGGGGGCATTGAGCCGCTTTCCTACCTGCAATGGTTTCAAGAGCGAGGCTTTCGGTTGTTCCTTATCGATGACCCCTCCGGCACGCTCATTCCTGCGGACGCAGAAACCGTGATGAGGTCCCTCCACGGACGCCCAGGGGTAAACCTGGCCTTCCTCCCGAATTCCTAGGCGGAGGATCACCCGACGTCGTCCAAGGAGGGCCATGCCGGAAAATGGTTCCACACAGGCCATGTCAAGAAAAACGCTTCCATGACCTATACTCAAACGCGATGGAAGGGGAAAGCCTCAGCAAACCAAAAACCGGTGGTAGCAAGAAAGTGTTTATTGACCTTGCTCCCTTTGTGACAGCTTCCGCCTTCCAAGGAATTGGACGCTACTTACGCGAGCTACTAGGGGCCTTTGGAAAGCTTGACCCCGCTCACTGGAAAGACCTGGAAGCGGTGGGCCTTGACACCCAATCTTGGCCTTGGAAGACGGTTAAAATCGAGGAGCTTCTTAAGGAGAATGGTGTACCAAAGGTAACTGCACCTATCCCCGCAAAGAGCACATGGCGACATCGAATGGCTGGACGGTACCTAAAAGCGCTTGGTTGTGCTTGCTACCATCAACCCGAGCCCCACCACACCCCAATTTTTGCTGGGGTTCCCCTAGTACTTTCGATCCACGACATCATTCCCATCGAGTTCCCGCATCTCTAC
The genomic region above belongs to Thermoanaerobaculum aquaticum and contains:
- a CDS encoding CoB--CoM heterodisulfide reductase iron-sulfur subunit B family protein, with the translated sequence MDLITPCPACYVVMKKAQKAVSNGGGVADALRGALKDAGLTYRGSVRVRHPLDVLVNDVGLGRIRQAVKKPLTGLRVVSYYGCLLTRPFATFDDPANPQSLDRLVEALGAEPVDWPLKTRCCGGSLTGTVEEVGLRLSYILLKEAQHRKADVVITACPFCECNLECFQRKVRVEYPDLAALPAVFFTQLIGVAFGLERKALGLQRMLVPLEPALERRLGGVYA
- a CDS encoding 4Fe-4S dicluster domain-containing protein; the encoded protein is MGHWTKAWRIRYQHQLDPAFPKKVMAIPEGEAVARCIQCGTCAATCPVSHYMDYTPRRIVAMTRAGMRDDVLSCFTIWLCASCYACTVACPQKIPITEVMYALKRMAIHEGVYPRRFPVPILAREFFKVVAKRGRNSEGEVTLRMYLKAGPWRHVGKAGLGVKLFLKGRLGIVADRIRNRRQLSALLSGLESRLAARGGPPGPLQAHTPPGVAVSAAGGKGGVA
- the gmd gene encoding GDP-mannose 4,6-dehydratase; this encodes MKRALITGITGQDGSFLAEFLLEKGYEVHGLVRRSSSFNRARIDHLRSDGRFRRRFFLHYGDLSDADSLHEAVRQTKPDEVYNLAAQSHVGVSFHQPTYTADVVALGALRLLEAVRQLAPEARYYQASSSELFGKAQEVPQSEKTPFHPRSPYAVAKLFAFWATVNYREAYGLFACNGILFNHESPRRGENFVTRKITKAVAEFATGLREEPLALGNLEARRDWGFAGDYVEAMWLILQQQEPDDYVVGTGETHSVREFCQLAFSEIGIELQWEGQGVEEKGLDRKTGKVLVVVDPRYFRPAEVELLQADPRKAKERLGWQPKVSFPELVRLMVQADIQELTKKHQGR
- a CDS encoding flippase, with the protein product MGKPSWPWKLPSAFLKNTAGLYLDTFTSYLFPLITLPYVVRVLGARGFGLVAFAQSFVGYLNVLVDFALAFSGTRAVAQCSPDRREISQVVANGLALRLGLATVFFPLVFFLCHSFAAFREAKTVVLILYLTSFATAISASWLFLAFEEMWVLARVNLLINLGVMAAIFTLVRSADDVVVYAAILAAGPLAGSVISLSLAFRRFPIAPILPRISGVLTMARTGFTLSLSQVLIALYTTGNSFILGTLASKETVGYFAAADKIVRAVLRLVAPLTTGIFPRMVHVAKRSVTELLSRTRLLLILYAVMGFGLTLLLWLSAPWVVPWFFGSSFSATVPVLRILSLIIFFNACTNVLGFHLLLPAGHDRAFTAITLIAGMVDVALAGLFVPNWQAVGMALAIVGTEAFVAAALAGAGWRLFRRESASTDEKD
- a CDS encoding FkbM family methyltransferase gives rise to the protein MDFGKTRLRLWLLEGLSLLLRGRSLDSFERAGLKVQLPLGGFRQAARWLLLRDFGGEKPGFDSVALVVPVLQGKFRLALAPDDWSVSGSILEHRFWEPEVTAFLAATVQPGWTVLDVGANVGFHTFHAATLVGPSGLVYAVEPDPRNAVLLRLTAALAPELRVTVIEAALSDRDGEIVLMEPGEAGRTGIGVTHHDGQVLEKAAKTAGARFTKVPALCWDRHFQDVPLHLVKIDVEGYEPFVVRGMEQSLVRWQPIVVTEFAPSHLQHVGGIEPLSYLQWFQERGFRLFLIDDPSGTLIPADAETVMRSLHGRPGVNLAFLPNS